A single window of Metallosphaera hakonensis JCM 8857 = DSM 7519 DNA harbors:
- a CDS encoding sugar phosphate nucleotidyltransferase gives MVSVIILAGGWATRLRPLSLTKPKPLFPVLGKPIIDYTLDSLERAGISDIYISLRVMAEKIEKHLESRGRKVNLVVEHEPLGDLGPLKYISEKYSLDDEVLVIYGDVYMEVDFKEIISLHESSECQATLMSAEVEDPQRYGVLYTEGEKLIQIVEKPSNPFSKQINAGVYVFDKKLFSSISGKSIARHFLPKVLQQGCVSVYKYSGIWADIGIPSDYLKLNFDLLRRKYPRGYISDSAKVDERSELTPPYFIMNNSEVRNAYLDSNSILGFGSVVKEGSYVGESLLMNDVEVGQSSYLRNVIVGDGSKIGKWNHIRESTILGEEVITGDGVLLNKGTIILPYKEVSDPVYKERRIIL, from the coding sequence ATGGTTTCTGTAATCATTCTAGCTGGGGGTTGGGCTACTAGGCTGAGGCCTTTGAGCTTGACGAAACCGAAGCCTCTATTTCCTGTTCTAGGCAAACCGATCATAGACTACACGCTGGACTCTCTGGAGAGAGCTGGAATCTCCGACATATACATCTCGCTTAGGGTAATGGCAGAAAAAATCGAGAAACATCTGGAGAGTCGGGGAAGGAAGGTTAACCTAGTTGTGGAACATGAACCGTTGGGTGATTTGGGGCCTCTTAAGTACATTTCTGAGAAATATAGCCTGGACGACGAGGTCTTGGTAATTTACGGTGACGTTTACATGGAAGTGGACTTCAAGGAGATTATCTCGCTTCATGAGAGTTCCGAATGCCAAGCCACTCTTATGTCTGCAGAGGTTGAAGATCCGCAAAGATATGGGGTTCTTTACACTGAGGGAGAAAAATTAATTCAAATAGTGGAGAAACCTTCCAATCCCTTTTCCAAGCAGATTAATGCCGGGGTTTATGTATTCGATAAGAAGTTGTTTTCCTCAATTAGCGGGAAGTCGATCGCAAGACATTTCCTGCCTAAGGTCTTGCAACAGGGATGCGTCTCTGTTTATAAATATAGCGGAATTTGGGCCGATATAGGAATCCCATCAGACTATTTGAAGCTCAATTTCGATTTACTTAGAAGGAAATATCCAAGAGGCTACATCTCAGACTCTGCGAAAGTTGACGAAAGGAGTGAGCTTACCCCTCCCTACTTCATAATGAACAACTCCGAAGTGAGAAACGCGTACCTGGACTCCAACTCCATACTTGGCTTCGGTTCCGTAGTAAAGGAAGGTTCATACGTTGGGGAGAGTCTTCTTATGAATGATGTCGAAGTGGGTCAAAGCTCCTACTTGAGAAACGTGATAGTGGGCGATGGTAGTAAGATAGGTAAGTGGAACCATATCCGTGAGTCTACCATTCTAGGAGAGGAAGTGATAACTGGGGATGGAGTTCTCCTTAATAAAGGAACAATCATTTTACCATATAAGGAAGTTTCAGATCCAGTCTACAAGGAGAGGAGGATTATACTTTGA
- a CDS encoding lysylphosphatidylglycerol synthase domain-containing protein, with protein sequence MEKKLLAAVLIPPAVIVAYSVYFHIDFINVLKTMDPVLFALFVTTYLAQLMILAIRDSRIAQVPYFTAFKARLLGNAIGLIIPGWAGQDLARATVYSRYNNDLVKSFALSLTEAFYDVVVGSLMFLLLIEIKASPVDFIYIIATLGNIIGWTLGTGYVIFTSKKVVKMEEKLIRTFKLENYYSLLQKGKDSVKNVTTGKSLIVNSILTVLGYLVQSVAFFYIVPSFPLDVLVNMTYFAASLIPVPASSGFAELGLSIYFVPRVVVALRILELIDFSIGFVLIKEISLKDLKRQFDEIRANGKLSERPNA encoded by the coding sequence ATGGAGAAGAAGTTACTGGCAGCAGTACTGATACCGCCGGCAGTGATAGTTGCCTACTCTGTTTACTTTCACATTGATTTTATCAATGTGCTAAAGACCATGGACCCAGTTCTATTTGCCCTATTTGTGACAACTTATCTTGCTCAACTCATGATCCTGGCCATTAGGGACTCTAGAATTGCTCAGGTACCGTACTTCACTGCATTCAAGGCCAGACTCCTGGGTAATGCCATCGGTCTCATTATACCTGGATGGGCTGGTCAGGACTTGGCTAGGGCAACGGTATATTCCAGGTATAATAACGACCTAGTCAAGTCCTTTGCCCTGTCTTTAACGGAGGCCTTTTACGACGTGGTCGTCGGATCCCTAATGTTCCTATTACTTATTGAGATAAAGGCCTCTCCGGTGGACTTCATTTACATTATAGCTACCTTGGGCAATATTATTGGGTGGACCCTGGGCACGGGATATGTGATCTTTACCTCAAAGAAGGTTGTGAAAATGGAAGAGAAACTGATACGGACGTTTAAGCTTGAGAATTACTACTCTCTATTACAAAAGGGTAAGGACAGCGTTAAGAACGTGACCACTGGGAAATCGTTGATAGTCAACTCCATTCTCACAGTTTTAGGTTACCTCGTACAGTCTGTGGCGTTCTTTTACATTGTCCCCTCGTTCCCTCTTGACGTCTTAGTCAACATGACATATTTCGCTGCGTCGTTAATCCCCGTTCCAGCGAGTTCTGGATTCGCGGAGTTGGGCTTATCCATATATTTCGTCCCCAGGGTGGTGGTGGCTCTTAGGATCCTGGAACTCATAGACTTCTCCATTGGTTTTGTCCTAATCAAGGAGATAAGCCTTAAAGATCTAAAAAGGCAATTTGACGAGATAAGAGCAAATGGAAAACTTTCTGAGAGACCCAATGCCTGA
- a CDS encoding KEOPS complex subunit Pcc1, whose product MRLATDHSREIMESIKVDNVDIPEEMKIEMTDLGNEIEISVEIEITSPKSILTLRNTIDEILAHVDMLTKVLG is encoded by the coding sequence GTGAGGTTAGCCACCGACCACTCAAGGGAGATAATGGAGTCCATAAAGGTCGATAACGTGGACATACCTGAGGAAATGAAGATTGAGATGACGGACTTAGGGAATGAAATTGAAATATCTGTGGAGATTGAGATTACCTCTCCCAAATCGATTCTCACTTTGAGAAACACCATTGATGAGATATTGGCCCATGTGGATATGTTAACCAAGGTTTTGGGCTGA
- a CDS encoding class II glutamine amidotransferase, with protein MISPSGCGVFGILRKPHAPKIPGDKVVTAIDAVSYRGSDKGAGFAVFNKEEGNYYYLKAFFLDDPSKMKRVMEDQGLQVLEEQVEVEDSGVCSCNYKVSIGNIAQLRKAVRNLNEMLWPDRRGRIYSMGRSLNVFKGVGYPKDIAKIYDVSKYSGDMWLAHTRQPTNSPGSYPYWSHPFSSFDVAIVHNGDVSSFGANLEFLQSRGWGGFVGTDSEVMAFLFEELISEGLTVEEVSKILVNPSRRTSAISPHHDYLYRNARLDGPFTAIIGYDSGEDLYIVGLADRSKFRPVLIGEDEYYYYIASEESQIRLMSREAKVWTLNPGSYFIASLKKGVISYGRDIEEIRSFSAYPSFTSSDYDIDASRVGYKDLNREILKTGKKEVKVINVMGHRYVGLTFPRAGMKVRLYGVVGNAMANLNENNEFYVYGNVADDCCDTMHGGKVVITGDARDVLAQTLQGGKVFVGGNAGNRVGIQMREYANKRPYLVIGGRVDDYLGEYMAGGVIVVLGLRVKGEKTGNFVGTGMVGGKIFVRGKVEPEKIGIQPNRLEVARLLKALKMEGYIDDIEPTSYVDVMNRLKGEAKKYARRLFEEKVGIPTYEYRELNEEEAKELKEILREYDADLGTNATELLGEKFTVISPSRG; from the coding sequence ATGATATCTCCATCCGGTTGCGGAGTTTTCGGAATTTTAAGAAAGCCCCACGCCCCTAAAATACCTGGGGACAAGGTAGTCACTGCCATAGACGCGGTGAGCTATAGGGGAAGCGACAAAGGGGCAGGTTTTGCAGTATTTAACAAGGAAGAAGGTAATTATTACTATTTGAAAGCCTTTTTCCTTGACGATCCCTCAAAGATGAAGAGGGTAATGGAAGATCAGGGGTTGCAGGTCCTCGAGGAACAAGTTGAGGTAGAGGACTCTGGGGTTTGTAGTTGTAATTACAAGGTCTCCATTGGGAACATAGCTCAGCTAAGGAAGGCGGTTAGGAATCTAAACGAGATGCTCTGGCCCGACAGGAGGGGAAGAATATATAGCATGGGAAGATCGCTTAACGTCTTTAAGGGCGTTGGATATCCGAAGGACATCGCCAAGATCTATGACGTGAGTAAGTACTCAGGGGACATGTGGCTTGCCCACACGAGACAACCCACTAACTCTCCTGGGAGTTATCCCTATTGGTCTCACCCGTTCTCGTCCTTTGACGTTGCTATAGTTCACAACGGTGACGTTAGTTCCTTTGGGGCAAACCTAGAGTTCCTTCAGTCTAGGGGATGGGGAGGCTTTGTGGGGACGGACAGTGAGGTCATGGCTTTTCTCTTTGAGGAATTAATAAGCGAGGGGTTGACAGTAGAGGAAGTATCTAAGATCTTAGTGAACCCATCGAGGAGGACCAGTGCGATCTCTCCCCATCACGATTACCTTTATAGAAACGCTAGGCTGGACGGTCCATTTACCGCGATCATAGGGTATGATTCTGGAGAAGACCTCTACATAGTGGGACTGGCTGATAGGTCTAAGTTCAGGCCCGTGCTTATTGGTGAAGACGAGTATTATTACTATATCGCGAGCGAGGAAAGCCAGATAAGATTGATGAGCCGAGAGGCTAAAGTATGGACACTCAATCCTGGTTCCTATTTCATTGCTTCCCTTAAGAAGGGGGTTATTAGTTATGGAAGGGACATTGAGGAAATTCGTAGTTTTTCCGCTTACCCAAGCTTCACTTCATCGGACTATGACATAGATGCTAGTCGCGTGGGTTACAAGGACTTAAACAGGGAGATACTGAAAACAGGTAAGAAGGAGGTCAAGGTAATCAATGTGATGGGACATAGGTACGTAGGATTGACCTTTCCCAGGGCTGGGATGAAGGTGAGGCTCTACGGAGTTGTGGGAAACGCCATGGCTAACCTTAACGAGAACAACGAATTCTACGTTTACGGGAACGTTGCTGACGATTGTTGCGACACCATGCACGGGGGAAAGGTGGTAATTACCGGGGACGCCCGCGATGTATTGGCCCAGACTCTACAGGGTGGGAAGGTCTTTGTTGGAGGCAACGCTGGTAACAGGGTGGGAATACAGATGCGTGAATATGCAAATAAAAGGCCCTATCTGGTGATAGGCGGAAGAGTAGACGACTACCTTGGAGAGTATATGGCCGGTGGAGTCATTGTAGTTCTTGGATTGAGAGTGAAAGGAGAGAAGACTGGGAACTTCGTTGGAACTGGAATGGTAGGGGGTAAAATATTTGTCAGAGGAAAAGTTGAACCAGAGAAAATTGGCATCCAGCCCAATAGGCTCGAAGTAGCTAGATTGTTGAAAGCCCTTAAGATGGAGGGTTACATCGACGATATCGAGCCCACATCCTACGTCGATGTGATGAATAGGCTCAAGGGAGAGGCTAAGAAGTACGCCAGGAGACTGTTCGAAGAGAAAGTGGGTATCCCAACCTACGAGTACAGGGAGTTAAATGAGGAAGAGGCGAAAGAACTAAAAGAGATCCTCAGGGAATATGATGCGGATTTGGGGACCAATGCAACGGAATTGTTAGGCGAGAAGTTCACCGTGATCTCGCCGTCACGAGGGTGA
- a CDS encoding FMN-binding glutamate synthase family protein, with the protein MIINKYLPVPKQTDSEFWTVDRLEHIRQLALTGEPQSIFTSRRSSLRILDRVEFKIAETKLTRDPIASTRTSFSGISMSAPLYLGDMSYGALSGNPNIAIAKAADLTETLAGTGEGGLHPEVAKHKRIFVQWASARFGVDVDVLNSGLGVVIKIGQGAKPGIGGHLPGSKVTEPISKTRRIPVGMDAISPAPHHDIYSIEDLGQRIEALKELTGKPVFVKVAATNYIPYVVSGIARMRADGVIIDGHGAGTGATPAVIRDNVGIPIELAVASADSVLKKEGLRSKFTIIAAGRVGDATDAAKLLALGADVVSVGTGALVAMGCVMVHKCHIGSCPTALTNKIDGTRLMDMEFGVKTLVNFIRGFSAELANILDNLNLSSVNELKGRRDLLYGYGLSRDTLEILGVSGEVEEMNPKLGELWTKRRRNALHDLLNKGEPSLTSMGSTAPPDVEKPARILDWLRSDGAQVTRPSIDPYREDIDTSFLLRGGDIYISLPVIFDVTGASPEFAQAFAWSSLALGTLVFSIDSLHPYEEISFSSDGRGALTWSTRPKIGSYFVPEDLDEMEDLANEGEVPGFILDEDLLGEDIELVISEADLRLKEAGVRNRYDLLAKSSKLRDSADVFKLVALGADSVIMPFTILEVAIGEGSKGNLKERTFNLIAGMRKEIALLAGSAGIYSIQSSLTGNRELLRAINLNSYLARKIRVRQAGSL; encoded by the coding sequence ATGATAATAAACAAGTATTTGCCTGTTCCCAAACAGACGGATTCCGAGTTCTGGACAGTGGATAGACTTGAGCACATCAGGCAATTGGCTTTGACTGGAGAACCTCAGAGCATTTTCACGAGTAGGAGGAGTAGTCTCAGGATTTTGGATAGGGTGGAGTTCAAGATAGCCGAGACCAAACTTACCAGAGATCCAATCGCGAGCACTAGAACATCTTTCAGTGGAATCTCCATGTCAGCTCCTTTGTATCTAGGAGACATGTCCTACGGGGCCCTTAGTGGGAACCCAAACATTGCGATTGCCAAAGCAGCTGACCTCACCGAGACCTTGGCGGGGACTGGTGAGGGTGGACTTCACCCTGAGGTAGCCAAACACAAGAGGATATTCGTTCAGTGGGCGTCGGCGAGATTTGGAGTTGACGTGGACGTCTTGAACTCAGGACTCGGGGTTGTAATCAAGATAGGTCAAGGGGCTAAGCCGGGGATCGGAGGCCATCTTCCAGGAAGTAAGGTTACGGAGCCCATCTCCAAGACCAGGAGAATTCCGGTGGGTATGGACGCTATATCCCCCGCACCGCACCACGACATATACTCAATTGAGGACCTGGGACAGAGGATTGAGGCCCTAAAGGAGCTCACGGGCAAACCCGTCTTCGTTAAGGTTGCGGCAACTAACTACATACCTTACGTGGTCTCAGGTATAGCCAGAATGAGAGCTGACGGCGTCATAATAGACGGACATGGAGCAGGGACAGGGGCAACTCCCGCAGTGATAAGGGACAACGTCGGTATACCCATAGAGCTGGCAGTTGCCTCGGCGGACTCAGTCCTAAAGAAGGAGGGATTGAGAAGCAAGTTCACCATCATAGCAGCTGGGAGAGTGGGTGACGCTACCGACGCGGCAAAGCTCCTGGCTCTGGGAGCTGACGTGGTCAGTGTGGGGACAGGTGCCTTGGTAGCCATGGGGTGCGTGATGGTTCATAAGTGTCATATAGGTTCCTGTCCCACTGCCTTGACTAACAAGATAGACGGCACCAGGCTAATGGACATGGAGTTCGGGGTTAAGACTTTAGTGAACTTCATTAGGGGGTTTTCAGCGGAACTGGCGAATATTCTAGATAACCTTAACCTTTCATCCGTGAATGAGCTCAAGGGTAGGAGAGACCTACTTTACGGGTATGGCCTCTCCAGGGACACGCTTGAGATCCTAGGGGTGAGTGGAGAAGTTGAGGAGATGAACCCCAAGCTTGGAGAACTTTGGACAAAGAGGCGGAGAAATGCCCTTCACGACCTTCTAAACAAGGGAGAGCCCTCCCTCACCAGCATGGGAAGTACTGCACCTCCAGACGTCGAGAAACCCGCGCGGATACTGGATTGGTTGAGGTCAGATGGGGCTCAGGTGACTAGGCCTTCCATAGACCCTTATAGGGAAGACATAGACACGAGCTTTCTACTGAGGGGTGGAGATATCTATATTTCTCTCCCCGTAATCTTTGACGTAACCGGCGCCTCACCCGAGTTCGCTCAAGCCTTTGCGTGGTCTTCCTTAGCCCTGGGAACTTTGGTCTTCTCAATTGACTCTCTTCATCCCTACGAAGAGATCTCCTTCTCCTCAGACGGGAGGGGGGCCTTAACTTGGTCCACAAGACCAAAAATTGGTAGTTACTTTGTTCCCGAGGACCTAGACGAGATGGAGGACCTAGCTAACGAAGGGGAAGTTCCAGGGTTCATTCTAGACGAAGACTTGCTTGGAGAAGACATTGAGCTAGTGATCTCAGAGGCAGATTTGAGGCTCAAGGAGGCCGGAGTTAGGAACAGATACGATTTACTGGCGAAGTCCTCCAAATTAAGGGACTCCGCGGACGTGTTCAAGCTGGTCGCCTTAGGTGCGGATTCTGTGATAATGCCCTTTACCATCTTAGAAGTTGCCATCGGAGAAGGAAGCAAGGGAAACCTGAAGGAGAGAACTTTCAATTTAATAGCTGGGATGAGGAAAGAAATAGCGCTACTTGCGGGATCTGCAGGAATTTACAGTATTCAGTCCAGTCTTACGGGGAACAGGGAACTTCTCAGGGCGATCAATCTCAACTCTTACTTGGCTAGGAAAATCAGGGTCAGGCAGGCTGGTTCGCTATGA
- a CDS encoding sulfurtransferase TusA family protein encodes MPQTFTLDLRGKSCDEFMVEISKVLVAMKPGDVLSLTADSDRILCTHQLLKNAPRYLFKGDVVGDHAEITIRRIR; translated from the coding sequence ATGCCGCAGACCTTCACTTTAGATCTTAGGGGTAAATCCTGCGATGAGTTCATGGTTGAAATATCTAAAGTTTTAGTAGCCATGAAACCTGGAGATGTTCTCTCCCTTACTGCAGACTCCGATAGGATCTTGTGTACGCATCAATTACTCAAGAATGCCCCTAGATATCTGTTTAAGGGGGACGTTGTTGGGGATCACGCCGAAATTACAATAAGAAGAATAAGGTAA
- a CDS encoding superoxide dismutase codes for MSSPVSFKKFELPPLPYKVDALEPYISKDIIDVHYNGHHKGYVTGANTFMERFNKMIKGELQAGQYDVQGLMRGIVFNINGHKLHALYWDNMAPAGKGGGQPGGALADLIVKQYGSYDRFKQVFTETANSLPGTGWTVLYYDTENGNLEIMTFENHFMNHIAELPILLILDEFEHAYYLQYKNKRADYVTNWWNVVNWDYADKKLQKYLK; via the coding sequence ATGAGTTCTCCCGTATCTTTCAAAAAATTCGAACTACCACCACTACCTTACAAGGTAGATGCACTGGAACCCTACATAAGTAAAGACATCATAGACGTACATTACAACGGACATCATAAGGGGTACGTAACTGGTGCCAATACCTTTATGGAAAGATTTAATAAGATGATCAAGGGCGAACTCCAGGCCGGTCAATACGACGTTCAGGGTCTAATGAGAGGAATAGTGTTCAACATCAATGGTCACAAGCTACATGCTCTGTACTGGGACAACATGGCTCCAGCAGGAAAGGGTGGAGGTCAACCAGGAGGAGCTTTAGCTGACCTAATCGTGAAACAGTATGGTAGCTACGATAGATTTAAGCAAGTCTTCACAGAGACTGCCAATTCCTTACCTGGAACAGGGTGGACTGTGCTCTATTACGACACGGAGAATGGAAACCTGGAGATAATGACCTTCGAGAATCACTTCATGAACCACATTGCTGAATTGCCCATCCTCTTAATCCTTGACGAGTTCGAACATGCTTACTACCTGCAATATAAGAACAAGAGGGCAGACTACGTAACCAACTGGTGGAACGTAGTCAATTGGGACTACGCTGACAAGAAGCTACAGAAATACCTCAAGTGA